Part of the Dermatophilus congolensis genome is shown below.
TCGTATGAAGGGGAGCTGGATGATCTGGTTGAGGAGGCGGCCGCGGACCTGAAGGGCACAGCGTCCTCCATAGGTCGTTGGTTTGATGGGACCCCCACGGTGGACTTGAGCGGAGGGCGGGATTCCCGTCTGGTCGCGGCCGCGTTCCTCGCTAGCGGAACGGCTATCACACTCCACAGCCACGATGCCGTCCCGGGAGACCTCGTCATTGCCAAGGAGTTGGTTGGACTCCTGGGGCGAGAAGTCGAACACCGTATCGAGCACACGAAGGCAGGGGGTACTGGGGCTGTTCAGATGCCCCCCGGGATGGATGCTGCCTATGCCTGGCATGAATACGCAGAAGGACTGCGCCCCTCATCGTTCTTGCTCCATCGCACCCCACGAACTTTGGATGTTGAGACCAACGTCGTCGTCGGCGGTGTTGGCGGAGAAGCGGCCCACTCCTATTACGGACCCCTTGGAAGAGTGGGCGAGCCGCAAGGGCTGCAGAGTGAGCTCCTGAGAGGAATCGAACGCGCATCTGAAGAGGAGGATGTGCTCAAGGCGTGCGCTGATCGGATTGTCCGGCGTCACTGCACTGGCGAGGCAGTCTTGGATCCTTACCGACAAGACTTGTTCATGCATGTCTTGTCAGTTCTCCGGAGGATCAGCCGTTCAGGTGTCCCTAGCTCGGCTGTTCTGGATCATTACTACGTGCTCGAGGGATGCGCAGGTGGGGTACAACGGGCGAAAGGAATGGTGTTTGTTCGCCCTTGCTGACGCCCAGTTTTCAACGAGCAGCTCTTGCTCTCGATCCTGGGCAACGCCGTGCAAACATGCTCCATCGCAGGCTTACTGAACGACTGGTACCTGAGTGGATTGGGGTTCCTTTCTTCCCTGGGGAAGTTCCGCAAACTTCCCCGCGGCACGGCGCTCCTCCCCGAGTCTTGCGCATGGCGGAGTGTCCTGATGCTGCTGCTATTGAGCAGGTCCTTGCTTCCGGGGATGAGGAGCAATATCCGTTCGACAGGGAAGTTGTGGCGCGGTTGTGGCGGCGGTCGGCTGCGCAAGAGACCACTGCTGACGAAGAGCTCATTATTCGAAGGGTTATTTGGCGAGCGGCATTCCAGGATTTTTTGGCAGATCTCGATGGCTTGCCTCGGTGTGAGAGGACCGGGGGTCTTCCTGTTCAGCAGGCCCCGGATGACGCGCCAGATCACAACCAGCCGGTTAACAGAATGAGCCGCATTTCAAAATCGCTCACGGTTGCGAAGACAGCGGTGCGGCGCTCTCACCTAGCGAAGGCGGTCGCAGCGAGCAGGCTGTGGAGGTACTACCGGAGCACGTGGTGCGGCCGAATGGTTCGGAGAATGCTGGCCACTGGGTAGGTGCTCTATCGCTGCCTCGTCTACCTGCCTTCCCTACAGTAAGCATTGGCATAGCCTGACCTGGTGGCGCCGGTGGGGCGCTGATAGGGACACAGTCCACGACTGCGCTGCTCGCGGGCAGGATCAATGGGTTACCGGGTGGGTGGGGGGCTTTTCGCCTGATCATTCGGGTACGGGCATCGTCTTCTTTGGGATAGAGTTAGTCACGGATGCCTGTGTTTGTGCAGGAACGATCCGTGTGTCATGTAGTTGCTGATTCCGTATGTGCGTGTGCGCATGGGATGTGGGACATGGTGGACGGTATCGGGAAGAAGTAGGCCAGCAGCACATACGCGGCGGTCCTTTGTGACTGCTGCACTTAGTGGCCTGTCCAAAGATTCCTCGGTTGCCGAGGAATTGGTGTTGTCCGGTTCGTTATGGATACGGGCGATAGCCACAGACAGGCAGTAACGGCCCGCTTGACAGGTTGCTCACCTGAGTCAGCCGGCCGAACAGCATCCGTTCTGCACGCAAACGCAATGTTGTGCCGTGCACACCAGCAGTCGTTCACATGCGCGGACTCCTCTAGCACGTTGCGTCCACGTCCCCGAAGACTGCTCATGAGATCGGTCCGACGAGGGGCCGAGCACGCGGCGATGTGACGCGTGCATGTGAAAACGACGTATGGCTCGTTCTCGACAGCGCATTCGATGTGTGCCCGGGTGAACGCGCCTGCCCGAGAACGAGAAGCGAGAGAGCAGATGCCAGACTTTCAGCAGGAAACCAACTCCGACAGCGGTACTTCTAGCCGTTCCGAACGCCACTCCGGCCCTAAACAGCGCTGGAGCCCAGCCCGCAAGGCGCAAGCCCGTAAAGCAAAAGAAAAACCGTTAAGCCCGCGTGAGCAGCGCCGAGCAGCCGAGTTCGGTAAAGATCGTCGTGATGGTGACCGTGGTGGGTTCCGTGGTGGCTTCCGTGGTGAACGCGGCGGCTACCAGGGTGGTCGGGGCTTTGACCGGCCTGGTCGTTTTGATGAGGACCGCCGTGATGAGCGTCGCGGGGACCGTGATGACCGTGGCGGGTTCCGAGGGAACCGCCGGGACTTCCGTGATGGTGACCGGGGCGGTTTCCGTGGTGAGCGCGGTTTCGACCGTGGCGAGCGTGGCGGTTACCGCGGTGATCGGGACAACCGTCGTGATGGTGACCGTGGTGGCTTCCGTGGTGAACGCGGCGGCTACCAGGGTGGTCGGGGCTTTGACCGGCCTGGTCGTTTTGATGAGGACCGCCGTGATGAGCGTCGCGGGGACCGTGATGACCGTGGCGGGTTCCGAGGGAACCGCCGGGACTTCCGTGATGGTGACCGGGGCGGTTTCCGTGGTGAGCGCGGTTTCGACCGTGGCGAGCGTGGCGGTTACCGCGGTGATCGGGACAACCGTCGTGATGGTGACCGTGGTGGCTTCCGTGGTGAACGCGGCGGCTACCAGGGTGGTCGGGGCTTTGACCGGCCTGGTCGTTTTGATGAGGACCGCCGTGATGAGCGTCGCGGGGACCGTGATGACCGTGGCGGGTTCCGAGGGAACCGCCGGGACTTCCGTGATGGTGACCGGGGCGGTTTCCGTGGTGAGCGCGGTTTCGACCGTGGCGAGCGTGGCGGTTACCGCGGTGATCGGGACAACCGTCGTGATGGTGACCGTGGTGGGTTCCGTGGTGGTGACCGCGGTGGCTTCCGTGGCGAACGCGGCTTCGACCGCGACAACCACCGCGAAGAGCGCGGCAGCTACCGTCGCAACGACGAACACACACACCACGAAAAACGCGAATTCCGTGGCCGTGACGAGCAACGCCGCACCCACAGCGGCTCCGACTTCGCTCGGGACAAGCACCGCCGCCCCCGCTCATACGACCCAGCCCGCGTAGAAGAAGCCCCCCGCGAATACGAAGCCGAGCGGATGCGCCGCGCCGAACGGCCCCGCCGCGTGGAAATCCCCGAAGACCCAACCCAGGGCTTCCAGGGCCTGGGCGTACCGATGCCTATCGTTGAGCGCCTCGCCCGGGATGGAATCGCTGAACCATTCCCCATCCAAACCGCCACCATTCCCGACGCCATCGCTGGCCGTGACGTTCTAGGCCGCGGGCGTACCGGCTCGGGAAAAACAATGGCATTCGGGATTCCCGTACTGACCCGCCTGGCAGGACGCAGCAGCGAACCTCGCTGCCCACGCGCCGTGATCCTCTCACCCACGCGTGAACTCGCGATGCAAATCGGGGACGCTATTGGCCCACTCGCTAAAGAGATGAACCTGCGCCACAAACTCGTCGCCGGCGGCATGCCCTACGAACCCCAAATCAACGCCCTCGAGCGCGGCGTAGACATCCTCGTGGCAACCCCCGGGCGCATCAACGACCTCGTCGAGCGCGGCGCAGCCTGCCTAGACAACGTGGAAATCTTCGTCCTTGACGAAGCAGACCTGATGGCAGACATGGGATTCCTCCCCGACATCACCACCCTGCTCGAGGCAATCCCCGAAACCGGTCAGCGTCTGCTGTTCTCCGCAACCCTCGACAAAGGTATCGACGACGTCGTCGAAAAATACCTCCACGACCCGGTCGTGCACTCCACCGACGAAGCAAAAGCCTCCGTCGCGACGATGTCACACCACATCTTCCTCGTGGACCCCAAGTACAAGAAACCCATCACCGGTGACATCGCTAACCGACCGGGCCGCACCGTAGTGTTTGTCCGCACCAAGCTCGGCGCCGACCGTGTCGCCATGCAGCTACGCGAACAAGGCGTGTTCGCCGCTGCCCTGCACGGTGGCCTCAACCAAGGCATGCGAACCCGCATTCTGGCCGCCTTCAAAGACGGCACTCTCCCGGTCCTTGTCGCTACCGACGTCGCATCCCGTGGTATCCACGTCGATGACGTCTCAGCAGTACTGCAGGTCGACCCACCCCGTGACCACAAGGACTACCTACACCGCGCAGGCCGCACCGCACGCGCCGGCTCCAACGGTGTTGTTGTCACCCTGGCGTTGCCGCACCAACGCAAACTGATGAAGCGCATCGCCAGCGACGCCGGCCTTGAGGTAGAGCCACAGAAAGTCGACCTCGGTCACCGTGAAATCATCGAAACCACAGGCGCATCACGCCCCAGCGGTGAACCGATTTCCGAAGAACGCCTCCGCGCAATCACCGACCCGCCCCGCCGCCCCCGCGGCGGATTCAAAGGCGGCCGCGGCGGCTTCAAAGGCGGTCGCGGACACGGCCGCGGCGGACACGACCGTCCCCGTCGCCGCTACGAGGACTGAGAACCTCTCACACTGACTGACCACGCAGGGGGCCCAACCGATTGTTCGGTTGGGCCCCCTGCGTGGTTAAATACCGCAGCTGCGGCTGCTCAACCACACGGCAGCGAATGCACACACGTAGTGATCAACCGTGCGGCCGTCCTGGCAGTGCGCCCATCAATATCCAGCTGCGGACACAGCTCCACAACATCAAGCACAACTAACTTGCCCGTAGCCGCCACCCGACGACACAACGCCTCAACTACCTCCACCGGCACACCAAATCCCGCAGGTGCGCTCACCCCCGGCGCAACAGCAGCAGGAAGCACATCCAAATCAATTGACAAATGGATAGCATCAACACGGGCAGCCAGCTCATCTACCAGCTGCTCCAATGCAGGAAGATACGCAGCCGTCGCCGCGGTATCCAGCACATACCTCACCCCCAAAGCATCAGCAGTGTCGAAAAGAACCCGCGTGTTCGACGCCTGCGCAATCCCCACCACCGTGTAATCAAACACACGACCAGCGGCGGCATCAGCAGCTGCCATCTGCAAAAACGGTGTACCCGACGTAGGCCCATCAGCCTGACGAAGATCGAAATGGGCATCAAGATTAAGCACCCCCACTCGAGCATCACCCCACCGCGAAGACCCAACCCGCCCTAAATAGCTGCCCCACGCCGTCTCATGACCGCCACCGAGCACCACCACCAAACGATGCGAATCCACAAGCCCAGCCACCCGCTGACCTAACGCAGCCTGACCAGACTCCAAATCCTCATCGAAGACCGCGACAGTACCGCCATCAAACAACGGCACCTGCGTATGCACCGCCATAGGCGCTAACGCAGCCCGCAACACATCAGGCCCAGCAGCAGCACCAACCCGGCCACCATTACGACGTACCCCTTCATCGCTAGCGAACCCCACCAGCGCAACCCCACCACCAGCATCAGTAACGGACATCGAGGCAGCACAAACCCGCTGATGCCACCGCCAATGTTCGCGGCCATGCCCATCAAACCGCCCCTGCCACACCGACGCCCCCGCCTCGCTATCGCTCATGCGTTCGACTCTAAAACCACACGCTGCGGTTGTCCTGCACAGCAGCAACAGATACCAGACACCCCACCCAGGTGTCTGGTATCCCAGACACAAACTGCCCCATCCGCGCTGACCCGACTGCGCCCGAAGCGTTCTCATGGTGACCAGATCCATACGCAGACAAAGGAGTCACCGGATATGGCACTGCCCGGAGCACGCGAAGTCCGCGCCCCACGCGGACCCGGCATCACCGCAAAAAGCTGGCAAACCGAAGCACCCCTACGCATGCTCTGCAACAACCTCGACCCCGAAGTTGCCGAACGCCCCGACGACCTCGTCGTCTACGGAGGCACCGGACGCGCCGCCCGCTCCTGGGAAGCCTTCGACGCCATCATCGCCACCCTCACCGACCTCGAAGACGACGAAACCCTCCTCATCCAATCCGGCAAACCCGTCGGCGTATTCCGCACCAACACCTGGGCACCACGCGTACTCATCGCCAACTCCAACCTCGTCGGCGACTGGGCAACCTGGCCCGAATTCCGCCGCCTCGAAGCCGAAGGCCTCATGATGTACGGCCAAATGACCGCCGGATCCTGGATCTACATCGCCACCCAAGGCATCCTCCAAGGCACCTTCGAAACATTCGCCGCCGTAGCCAAAAAACGCTTCGACGGAACCCTCGCCGGCACCATCACCCTCACCGCAGGCTGCGGTGGCATGGGCGGAGCCCAACCCCTAGCCGTCACCCTCAACGGCGGCGTAGCCATCGTTGTCGATGTCGACCGCACTCGACTCCAACGCCGTGTCTCCAAGCGATACCTCGACCTCATCGCCGACTCCCTCGAAGAAGCCATCACCAAAGCCAACGCCGCCAAAAACGACCAAAAAGCCCTCTCCATTGGCCTCGAAGGCAACGCCGCCGACGTATTCCCCGAACTACTCGAACGCCACAAAAACGGACAGATCCACATCGACATCGTCACCGACCAAACCAGCGCCCACGACCCCCTGTCCTACCTACCCAGCGAAATCCCCATCGACGAATGGGCAGACGAAGCAGCAGCCGACCCCATCGGCTTCACCAAAAAAGCCGAAGAATCCATGGCCCGACACGTTCAAGCCATGGTCGAATTCCAAGACACCGGCGCAGAAGTATTCGACTACGGCAACTCCATCCGCGACGAAGCCCGCAAAGCCGGATATACCCGCGCATTCGAATTCCCCGGATTCGTCCCCGCATACATCCGCCCCCTCTTCTGCGAAGGCCTGGGCCCCTTCCGATGGGTTGCCCTCTCTGGAGACCCTGAAGACATCAAAGTCACCGACGACGCTCTCAAAGAGCTCTTCCCCCACAACGAACACCTCCACCGATGGCTCGACGCCGCCGAAGAATTCGTCGAGTTCGAAGGCTTACCCGCTCGCATCTGCTGGCTCGGATACGGCGAACGAGACAAAGCAGGAAAACTCTTCAACGACCTCGTCCGCGACGGCAAAGTCAAAGCCCCCATCGTCATCGGCCGTGACCACCTCGACTCCGGCTCCGTAGCCTCCCCCTACCGCGAAACCGAAGGCATGAAAGACGGCTCCGACGCCATCGCCGACTGGCCACTACTGAACGCCCTCACCGCCACAAGCTCCGGAGCTACCTGGGTCTCCATCCACCACGGCGGCGGTGTCGGCATCGGACGCTCCATCCACGCAGGCCAAGTAGGTGTCGCAGACGGCACAGACCTCGCCGCAGAAAAACTCACCCGCCTACTACTCAACGACCCAGGCATGGGAGTGATCCGCCACGCCGACGCCGGATACGAACGCGCACAACACGTAGCCGACGAACGCGGCGTGCGCATCCCCATGCACGAACACAACAAAAGAGGCGAAGCGTGAGCGAACTCATCACCGGCATCACCGAACTGCTCACCAACAACCCTGACCACCCCCGCATCACCGACGCCGCCATCGTCATCGACGGCGAACGCATCGCATGGGTCGGCCAAGCCAAAGCAGCCCCAGCCACAGACTCATGCACCGACGTAGCCGGACGCGCCGTCCTCCCCGGATGGGTCGACTCCCACAGCCACCTCGTCTTCGCAGGCGACCGCTCCGCCGAATTCGAAGCCCGCATGGCCGGAGAACCATACGCAGCCGGAGGGATCGGCGTCACCACCGCAGCAACCCGCGCCGCCAGCGACGACGAACTCACCCACCTCGTGATACAGCGCGTAGCCGAAGCCCACGCTGGCGGAACCACCTACTTAGAAACCAAAACCGGATACGGCCTCGACGTGGAACAAGAAGCCCGTGCCGCGCGCATCGCCGCCAACGCCGTCGACGAAGTGACATACCTAGGTGCCCACCTGATCCCCCCAGGATCCGACGGGCGTCCCATGGACGCCGACACGTACATCGACCTCGTCACCGGCCCGATGCTCCAAGCAGTACGGCCATACG
Proteins encoded:
- the hutG gene encoding formimidoylglutamase encodes the protein MSDSEAGASVWQGRFDGHGREHWRWHQRVCAASMSVTDAGGGVALVGFASDEGVRRNGGRVGAAAGPDVLRAALAPMAVHTQVPLFDGGTVAVFDEDLESGQAALGQRVAGLVDSHRLVVVLGGGHETAWGSYLGRVGSSRWGDARVGVLNLDAHFDLRQADGPTSGTPFLQMAAADAAAGRVFDYTVVGIAQASNTRVLFDTADALGVRYVLDTAATAAYLPALEQLVDELAARVDAIHLSIDLDVLPAAVAPGVSAPAGFGVPVEVVEALCRRVAATGKLVVLDVVELCPQLDIDGRTARTAARLITTCVHSLPCG
- a CDS encoding DEAD/DEAH box helicase produces the protein MPDFQQETNSDSGTSSRSERHSGPKQRWSPARKAQARKAKEKPLSPREQRRAAEFGKDRRDGDRGGFRGGFRGERGGYQGGRGFDRPGRFDEDRRDERRGDRDDRGGFRGNRRDFRDGDRGGFRGERGFDRGERGGYRGDRDNRRDGDRGGFRGERGGYQGGRGFDRPGRFDEDRRDERRGDRDDRGGFRGNRRDFRDGDRGGFRGERGFDRGERGGYRGDRDNRRDGDRGGFRGERGGYQGGRGFDRPGRFDEDRRDERRGDRDDRGGFRGNRRDFRDGDRGGFRGERGFDRGERGGYRGDRDNRRDGDRGGFRGGDRGGFRGERGFDRDNHREERGSYRRNDEHTHHEKREFRGRDEQRRTHSGSDFARDKHRRPRSYDPARVEEAPREYEAERMRRAERPRRVEIPEDPTQGFQGLGVPMPIVERLARDGIAEPFPIQTATIPDAIAGRDVLGRGRTGSGKTMAFGIPVLTRLAGRSSEPRCPRAVILSPTRELAMQIGDAIGPLAKEMNLRHKLVAGGMPYEPQINALERGVDILVATPGRINDLVERGAACLDNVEIFVLDEADLMADMGFLPDITTLLEAIPETGQRLLFSATLDKGIDDVVEKYLHDPVVHSTDEAKASVATMSHHIFLVDPKYKKPITGDIANRPGRTVVFVRTKLGADRVAMQLREQGVFAAALHGGLNQGMRTRILAAFKDGTLPVLVATDVASRGIHVDDVSAVLQVDPPRDHKDYLHRAGRTARAGSNGVVVTLALPHQRKLMKRIASDAGLEVEPQKVDLGHREIIETTGASRPSGEPISEERLRAITDPPRRPRGGFKGGRGGFKGGRGHGRGGHDRPRRRYED
- the hutU gene encoding urocanate hydratase — encoded protein: MALPGAREVRAPRGPGITAKSWQTEAPLRMLCNNLDPEVAERPDDLVVYGGTGRAARSWEAFDAIIATLTDLEDDETLLIQSGKPVGVFRTNTWAPRVLIANSNLVGDWATWPEFRRLEAEGLMMYGQMTAGSWIYIATQGILQGTFETFAAVAKKRFDGTLAGTITLTAGCGGMGGAQPLAVTLNGGVAIVVDVDRTRLQRRVSKRYLDLIADSLEEAITKANAAKNDQKALSIGLEGNAADVFPELLERHKNGQIHIDIVTDQTSAHDPLSYLPSEIPIDEWADEAAADPIGFTKKAEESMARHVQAMVEFQDTGAEVFDYGNSIRDEARKAGYTRAFEFPGFVPAYIRPLFCEGLGPFRWVALSGDPEDIKVTDDALKELFPHNEHLHRWLDAAEEFVEFEGLPARICWLGYGERDKAGKLFNDLVRDGKVKAPIVIGRDHLDSGSVASPYRETEGMKDGSDAIADWPLLNALTATSSGATWVSIHHGGGVGIGRSIHAGQVGVADGTDLAAEKLTRLLLNDPGMGVIRHADAGYERAQHVADERGVRIPMHEHNKRGEA